A genomic segment from Gossypium hirsutum isolate 1008001.06 chromosome D04, Gossypium_hirsutum_v2.1, whole genome shotgun sequence encodes:
- the LOC107958794 gene encoding UTP--glucose-1-phosphate uridylyltransferase 2, which yields MWPDIRILSSRESIFKGFRSFHFSSSSRSAPLASTPVRERDFSSSEELITEFCQECMIVCKGWNGDLKNAMKDGKPIIIEVNEFKSIEKFKIFDTNNLWVN from the exons ATGTGGCCAGACATTCGGATTCTGTCGTCGAGGGAATCAATATTTAAG GGTTTTCGATcgtttcatttttcttcatcgTCGCGAAG TGCACCATTGGCATCCACTCCTGTACGGGAACGGGATTTCAGTTCCTCCGAGGAGTTGATTACAGAATTTTGTCAAGAATGCATGATAGTTTGTAAAG GGTGGAATGGGGATCTAAAAAATGCAATGAAAGATGGAAAACCAATTATAATCGAG GTCAATGAGTTCAAGTCTAttgaaaagttcaaaattttcgaTACAAACAATTT GTGGGTCAACTGA